A section of the Paenibacillus odorifer genome encodes:
- a CDS encoding phosphotransferase yields the protein MSYNLKFATLCAKYNLGLLMNEPEPITGGLLHRMYRLQTDKAQYAVKALNPQIMQRDTAMSNYIFSEMVANLAYQKGIHAVPAIVSNGSSMHEVEGQFYLLFPWVQGKALPLGEIDLDCCKKIGAILAQLHIIDFSQGTDDHHFETLIASNAAVANWKELALKGEQQRAEWSSLLADHLHKIENWEALIHSSASLLTNQYVISHRDLDPKNVLWDEQKVPIIIDWEAAGPIHPTVELIDVALYWSGSESGDLSKKAFSNLINSYLEHGGEIYADWQVVLNYGFLGKLEWLAYNIRRSLGLESSDDAERELGTCEVIRTINALQNYADFIPQCLLWLGDLDNRHYLW from the coding sequence ATGAGCTATAATTTAAAATTCGCAACACTTTGTGCCAAATATAATCTGGGTCTGTTGATGAATGAACCTGAACCGATAACAGGTGGACTCTTGCACAGAATGTATCGCCTGCAAACGGATAAAGCGCAATACGCAGTAAAGGCCTTAAATCCTCAAATTATGCAACGAGATACAGCCATGTCTAATTATATTTTTTCTGAAATGGTTGCGAATCTGGCTTATCAAAAGGGGATCCATGCTGTTCCGGCAATCGTATCTAATGGCAGTAGTATGCACGAGGTTGAGGGGCAATTTTATTTATTGTTTCCATGGGTTCAGGGGAAGGCATTACCTTTAGGTGAAATAGATTTAGATTGTTGTAAAAAGATTGGGGCAATTCTTGCGCAGCTCCACATCATCGATTTCTCACAGGGAACGGATGATCATCACTTTGAAACGCTTATAGCGTCTAATGCTGCAGTTGCCAATTGGAAAGAGCTTGCTCTCAAAGGAGAGCAGCAGCGTGCAGAATGGTCAAGCTTGCTGGCAGATCACCTGCATAAGATAGAGAATTGGGAGGCATTGATTCATTCTTCAGCGAGTCTATTGACGAATCAATATGTTATCAGCCATCGGGATTTAGACCCCAAAAATGTCTTGTGGGATGAGCAGAAAGTTCCGATAATAATCGATTGGGAAGCAGCAGGACCTATTCATCCGACAGTAGAGCTGATAGATGTAGCTTTATATTGGTCAGGTTCTGAATCGGGAGATTTAAGCAAAAAGGCATTCTCAAATTTGATTAACAGCTATCTGGAGCATGGCGGAGAGATTTATGCGGATTGGCAGGTTGTGCTCAACTATGGCTTTTTGGGAAAATTAGAATGGTTAGCTTACAATATCAGACGTTCGCTAGGACTGGAGAGCTCGGATGACGCAGAACGGGAGCTGGGTACTTGTGAGGTAATCCGTACGATTAATGCATTACAGAACTATGCAGATTTTATTCCACAATGTTTATTATGGTTGGGAGATTTAGATAACCGTCACTACCTTTGGTGA
- a CDS encoding histidine phosphatase family protein → MTKTVLYLTRHGQTEWNLQKRMQGHQNSALTALGEQQAEWLRDRLQVENLGAIYSSTSPRALHTAQILRGKRSLPIQQQVSLMEINMGSWEGMNTDQIQLESPLQYSHFFTRPDLYIPLTSGETYKQLEGRVVPTMERIINDNVGLEVLIVTHRMTLKVIMAYFLNKSLQEIGELPDILSTALCKVTLTDNNTTIDLYGDTSHYQ, encoded by the coding sequence ATGACAAAGACAGTATTATACTTAACCCGCCACGGGCAAACAGAATGGAATTTACAAAAACGAATGCAAGGGCATCAAAATTCTGCGCTTACAGCCTTGGGCGAACAGCAGGCCGAATGGTTAAGGGATCGTTTGCAAGTAGAAAACTTAGGCGCAATTTATTCTAGTACTAGTCCAAGAGCATTGCATACTGCGCAGATTTTACGGGGAAAGCGGAGTTTACCTATTCAACAGCAAGTTTCTTTAATGGAAATAAACATGGGGAGCTGGGAAGGAATGAATACGGATCAGATACAACTAGAATCCCCTTTACAATATTCCCATTTTTTCACCAGACCCGATCTATATATTCCTCTAACCTCAGGTGAGACTTATAAGCAGCTTGAAGGAAGAGTAGTGCCGACAATGGAGCGCATCATAAACGATAACGTAGGGCTAGAGGTGCTCATCGTCACCCATCGGATGACTTTAAAAGTCATTATGGCTTATTTTCTTAATAAATCATTGCAGGAAATAGGGGAGTTACCGGATATTCTCTCTACTGCATTATGTAAAGTAACCCTAACTGATAACAATACAACCATCGATCTGTATGGAGATACTTCACATTATCAATGA
- a CDS encoding MFS transporter: MPDPVLVKQVPPAVQAHPSLWGNRRFLLLLSSYSISLFGNTFHSIALSLWVLQTTGSAKMIAIITIINLVLSSLLGSIGGTFADRVNRRTLMLITDLISCGLVVTLALAISLPSTSFIIVAILTGLTTVSALFQSPAYQASITTVVGKEHLQKAVGLLNLSENICRTIGYSAGGIFVASFGAADAILFDGVTFFLSFLLVLAVRSLPLPTQLNNAPKKERKFTQDLVDGIRYIWRYPFARAVMIMLPTLTLFFVPSLMLTQVMAVKVWDSTPFQFGLIEACIPLGYMIGSGLILLLGSKLKNRGFLIMTGLLCLGPLYLLLSFVTSAAIAIPIILVIGFMFSFSTLLINTILRLEVSEDIQGRVFGVLGSIMSVAPSIGLTAVSFLSDLFSPGPVMGSIGVLLLLFALSTITKLKVIRNYK, encoded by the coding sequence ATGCCTGATCCTGTATTAGTGAAACAAGTTCCCCCTGCTGTTCAAGCTCATCCCTCTCTTTGGGGAAATCGGAGATTCCTGCTGCTACTCAGTTCGTACTCCATTTCCTTATTCGGTAACACTTTTCATAGTATTGCTTTAAGTTTATGGGTACTGCAAACGACCGGCAGCGCCAAAATGATTGCCATCATCACGATAATCAATTTAGTGCTCAGTTCTTTACTTGGATCGATAGGGGGAACTTTTGCGGATAGGGTCAATCGTCGAACCCTCATGCTGATCACCGATCTGATAAGTTGCGGACTCGTAGTGACACTTGCTTTAGCCATTTCCCTGCCCTCTACATCGTTCATTATAGTCGCTATACTGACGGGTCTTACGACCGTTTCAGCTTTATTCCAGTCCCCGGCATACCAAGCTTCTATCACTACTGTTGTTGGTAAAGAACATCTACAAAAAGCGGTAGGATTGTTGAACTTGTCTGAAAACATCTGCCGGACTATTGGTTATTCAGCCGGTGGTATTTTCGTAGCGAGTTTTGGAGCAGCCGACGCTATTTTATTTGATGGAGTTACATTTTTCCTCTCCTTTCTGCTCGTTTTAGCAGTTCGCTCCCTTCCTTTGCCAACTCAATTAAATAACGCACCCAAGAAAGAACGGAAATTCACACAGGATCTGGTTGATGGAATTCGCTATATTTGGAGGTATCCTTTCGCACGCGCCGTTATGATTATGCTTCCTACCTTAACCTTATTTTTTGTCCCCTCCCTGATGTTGACGCAGGTTATGGCCGTCAAAGTGTGGGATTCCACTCCCTTTCAGTTTGGACTTATTGAAGCCTGTATTCCACTTGGTTATATGATCGGGTCCGGACTGATCTTGCTGCTTGGCTCCAAATTGAAAAACAGAGGTTTCCTTATTATGACTGGACTGCTATGTCTCGGTCCCCTGTACCTCCTGTTATCATTCGTCACTTCCGCTGCGATTGCCATTCCTATCATTCTTGTGATTGGCTTCATGTTCTCATTCTCCACGTTGCTGATTAATACAATCCTTAGGCTGGAAGTTTCAGAAGACATCCAGGGTAGGGTGTTCGGTGTATTAGGTTCTATCATGAGTGTAGCCCCATCCATTGGTCTTACTGCTGTCTCGTTCTTGTCTGATCTCTTCAGCCCTGGTCCTGTCATGGGTTCAATCGGAGTCTTACTGCTGCTGTTTGCCTTATCAACTATCACTAAATTAAAGGTAATTCGAAACTACAAGTAA
- a CDS encoding polymer-forming cytoskeletal protein, protein MKLFKMMLVAGVSVAVLSGCGANNNNATNSAATTTPATEQTDAVTTASIVNQADAFTKAVSKDGNWIIAILNDVTIAQDVVVEGEFHDKGAADGDIYRKIALYAQDADHKVTANYTLTVPKLTVQSENLRVQGGTIKGDVYVDANGFNLHETSTIDGNLYFANEDMKATAGIEGKVTGATEVK, encoded by the coding sequence ATGAAGTTATTTAAAATGATGTTAGTAGCAGGCGTCTCGGTTGCAGTCTTGTCTGGTTGTGGTGCGAATAATAATAATGCAACTAATTCAGCGGCTACTACGACTCCAGCAACAGAGCAAACGGATGCAGTTACTACAGCTTCAATCGTAAATCAAGCAGATGCGTTTACCAAGGCTGTAAGTAAAGATGGAAACTGGATTATTGCCATTCTAAATGATGTGACCATTGCCCAAGATGTTGTTGTTGAAGGCGAATTCCATGATAAAGGGGCCGCAGACGGCGACATCTACCGTAAGATTGCTCTTTATGCCCAAGACGCTGATCACAAAGTTACTGCCAATTACACACTCACTGTACCTAAGTTAACTGTACAAAGTGAAAATTTACGAGTTCAAGGCGGAACCATTAAAGGTGATGTTTATGTAGATGCGAACGGATTTAATCTGCATGAAACTTCGACTATTGATGGAAATCTTTACTTCGCAAACGAAGATATGAAAGCAACTGCAGGGATTGAAGGTAAAGTGACTGGGGCAACTGAAGTTAAATAA
- a CDS encoding LacI family DNA-binding transcriptional regulator yields the protein MKKTTMKDIALRANVSVATVSYVLNRVGNQTIPEKTRQQILQLAEELHYIPNLAARSLANQKTGLVGVLVNTSAHTPHWKLHAQFSFIHALEQRLTNAGYHTLLYSLDVDQPSLDIIVERKLEAVFLIDVREEAFYSISKHFVEGIPLILIDSMIEDKLFKQVLFNYRAALQKVKPQDLSQVCLIMESFNNSFLTRFIQDSIPLPEEAIFTVVNLEELNTFLQEGDYKEAIVINEFIGSYVEKNGRFEQLSVLCTCNCPEILGDDVHKFIFTGDKAATAFELMDKLLHHSDYSAQENNCYFVE from the coding sequence GTGAAAAAGACAACCATGAAGGACATCGCACTTCGTGCCAATGTCTCCGTCGCAACAGTGAGCTATGTTCTGAATCGTGTCGGCAACCAAACCATTCCTGAGAAAACGCGCCAGCAGATTCTTCAGCTTGCCGAGGAACTACACTACATACCCAATCTGGCGGCACGTTCACTTGCGAATCAGAAAACAGGATTGGTAGGTGTGCTTGTTAACACCTCAGCCCATACACCACACTGGAAGCTCCATGCCCAGTTCTCATTTATACATGCCTTGGAACAACGGTTAACAAATGCTGGTTACCATACGCTGCTATATTCACTTGATGTTGATCAGCCTTCTTTGGATATTATCGTAGAAAGAAAGCTGGAGGCTGTATTTCTGATCGATGTGCGCGAGGAAGCCTTTTATTCGATCTCCAAGCATTTTGTAGAAGGAATTCCTTTGATTCTGATCGACAGCATGATTGAAGATAAACTCTTTAAGCAGGTCCTTTTCAACTATCGAGCAGCTCTGCAAAAGGTAAAACCACAGGACCTTTCACAGGTATGTTTAATTATGGAGAGCTTCAATAACTCTTTCCTCACCCGCTTTATTCAGGACAGTATTCCATTACCTGAAGAAGCGATATTCACCGTTGTCAATTTGGAGGAATTAAATACATTCTTACAGGAGGGGGACTATAAAGAGGCCATTGTCATTAATGAGTTTATTGGAAGTTACGTTGAAAAAAACGGGAGGTTCGAACAACTCTCTGTGCTTTGCACCTGCAATTGTCCGGAAATATTAGGCGATGACGTTCATAAATTCATTTTCACAGGGGATAAAGCGGCTACTGCATTTGAACTCATGGACAAATTATTGCATCATTCTGACTACTCCGCACAAGAAAATAATTGTTATTTTGTAGAATAA
- a CDS encoding LysR family transcriptional regulator has translation MNYHVLKLFYYVAITGSVTKASERLHISQPAISAQIRKFERENHILLFEIKGKRMVLTPLGKRLIEPLEKFFAMGDQVQQIIEDYHKFPEGNLRIAGNYLATSILIPRWASLFKQSFPEVNIQITTTNSHGVMEKLNNFEADVAIYSDMEFPSHNTGVFEHRELYRDEYVFVVSSHHPFANQQVSFEEVMSEAFIMREEGSAARERLVRLCEERSVQQPTIGLQFNGVNEVIQAVIAGYGISYVSALLAKPYLDQGTLANVAVENVVSKHSIWMGYRKKELQESYMQSFITLVMKQLSLK, from the coding sequence ATGAACTATCATGTATTAAAATTGTTTTATTACGTTGCGATCACAGGTAGTGTGACCAAAGCCTCTGAACGTTTGCATATCAGTCAACCCGCTATATCAGCGCAAATCCGTAAGTTTGAACGGGAGAATCATATTTTGTTATTTGAAATTAAAGGAAAGAGGATGGTGCTCACCCCTTTAGGAAAAAGGTTAATCGAACCTCTTGAGAAGTTTTTTGCCATGGGTGATCAAGTCCAGCAAATCATTGAAGACTATCACAAATTTCCTGAGGGGAATCTGCGGATTGCAGGTAATTATTTGGCGACAAGCATCCTCATTCCCCGGTGGGCGTCATTATTTAAACAATCTTTTCCGGAAGTTAACATTCAGATCACTACTACTAATTCTCATGGAGTCATGGAAAAATTGAATAATTTTGAAGCAGACGTGGCGATTTACAGTGATATGGAGTTTCCTTCGCATAATACAGGAGTGTTCGAACATCGGGAGTTATATAGGGACGAGTATGTATTCGTGGTTTCTTCCCATCACCCTTTTGCCAATCAGCAGGTTAGCTTTGAAGAAGTGATGTCTGAAGCATTTATTATGAGAGAAGAGGGCAGTGCAGCCAGAGAGCGGCTTGTCCGGTTGTGTGAAGAAAGAAGTGTACAGCAACCAACGATTGGGCTTCAATTTAATGGAGTGAATGAAGTTATTCAAGCTGTGATTGCCGGTTATGGAATTAGTTATGTATCCGCTTTGTTGGCGAAACCTTATCTTGATCAGGGAACATTAGCTAATGTAGCAGTAGAAAATGTAGTCTCCAAGCATTCGATATGGATGGGTTACAGAAAGAAGGAACTTCAAGAAAGCTATATGCAGTCGTTTATTACGCTCGTTATGAAACAATTAAGTTTAAAATAA
- a CDS encoding DinB family protein: MDQIIFKQLKFVRSVTVRAVEGLSEEILDSIPEGFNNNIRWNLGHIYLVQEKFAFHSARELMQLPASFERLFAKGTKPAEWNEEPPTLEVLLEMFTEQPKRIQEAFHNRLSEQVTPLTTGSGLTLNSIGEFINFTLYHEGMHFNTIKLLNRFADK, encoded by the coding sequence ATGGATCAAATCATATTCAAACAACTTAAGTTTGTGCGTAGTGTTACTGTGCGTGCTGTCGAGGGACTATCTGAGGAAATTTTAGATAGTATTCCAGAAGGTTTTAATAACAATATCCGCTGGAACTTGGGACATATTTATTTGGTGCAAGAGAAGTTTGCCTTTCATTCTGCTAGGGAGCTTATGCAATTGCCGGCAAGCTTTGAACGCTTATTTGCGAAAGGGACTAAACCAGCCGAGTGGAATGAGGAACCGCCAACGCTTGAAGTTTTACTTGAGATGTTTACGGAGCAACCCAAACGGATCCAGGAAGCTTTTCACAATCGCTTAAGTGAGCAAGTAACCCCTCTTACAACAGGAAGTGGATTAACCTTAAATTCAATCGGTGAATTCATAAATTTCACACTTTACCATGAAGGTATGCACTTCAATACAATAAAATTATTAAATCGCTTTGCAGATAAATAA
- the rbsK gene encoding ribokinase, which yields MAKICVIGSCSMDLVVTSNKRPHAGETVLGEQFSTVPGGKGANQAVAAARLGAEVTMVGCVGDDFYGTAIMDNLKKNRVFTANVEPVTHAESGTAHIILAEGDNSIIVVKGANDLVTPALVERALENIKGSDMVLIQQEIPEETVSFVSEICHKFNVPMLLNPAPARPISETIINNATYLTPNEHECAILFPEMSTAEALRKYPNKLFITEGSNGVRYYDGKQEVLVPTYKVNAIDTTGAGDTFNAAFAVALAEGKSIRTSVKFANRAASLSVTKFGAQGGMPTRVEVEVSL from the coding sequence ATGGCTAAGATTTGTGTAATTGGCAGCTGTTCAATGGATTTAGTAGTGACTTCGAATAAGCGACCTCACGCGGGTGAGACTGTGCTTGGAGAACAATTCTCCACCGTTCCGGGCGGTAAGGGCGCGAACCAAGCAGTCGCTGCTGCCCGTCTTGGAGCAGAAGTTACGATGGTTGGTTGTGTAGGTGATGATTTCTATGGTACCGCTATCATGGATAATCTGAAAAAGAATCGCGTTTTTACCGCCAATGTGGAACCGGTTACACATGCCGAAAGTGGCACAGCCCACATCATTTTAGCGGAAGGTGATAATAGCATTATCGTTGTAAAAGGAGCCAATGATTTAGTTACTCCTGCTTTGGTTGAACGGGCACTTGAGAATATTAAAGGCTCTGACATGGTATTAATCCAACAAGAAATTCCGGAAGAAACGGTGTCTTTTGTAAGTGAGATTTGCCACAAATTCAATGTGCCTATGTTGCTTAACCCAGCACCTGCTCGTCCTATCAGTGAAACGATTATAAACAATGCCACCTATTTAACACCCAATGAACATGAATGTGCAATATTATTTCCTGAGATGAGTACTGCTGAAGCTTTACGCAAATATCCCAATAAGTTATTTATTACCGAGGGCAGCAATGGTGTGCGTTATTACGATGGTAAACAGGAAGTTTTAGTTCCCACCTATAAAGTGAATGCTATAGATACCACTGGAGCAGGAGATACTTTTAATGCGGCATTTGCTGTTGCTCTAGCTGAAGGCAAGTCTATTCGAACTAGTGTAAAGTTTGCCAATCGCGCGGCTTCTTTATCCGTCACAAAATTTGGTGCCCAAGGTGGCATGCCAACAAGAGTAGAGGTGGAGGTGAGTCTTTAA
- the rbsD gene encoding D-ribose pyranase: MKKQGILNSHISKVLTDLGHTDTIVIADIGLPVPPGVPKIDLALKLGVPSFQELVEIISEDMVIEKVIVAEELAEKNKDTSEYLNDKFKEIPIEAISHEQFKWLTQHAKVIIRTGEAKPYANCILQAGVYF; the protein is encoded by the coding sequence ATGAAAAAACAAGGAATCTTAAACAGTCATATTTCCAAAGTGCTTACTGATTTAGGCCACACCGATACGATTGTCATTGCTGATATTGGATTACCCGTTCCACCTGGTGTTCCAAAGATTGATTTAGCACTTAAATTGGGAGTTCCCAGCTTCCAAGAGCTTGTCGAAATCATTTCAGAGGATATGGTCATTGAGAAAGTTATCGTAGCAGAGGAATTAGCTGAAAAAAATAAAGATACCTCTGAATACTTGAATGACAAATTTAAGGAAATACCTATAGAGGCGATTTCACATGAACAATTTAAATGGTTAACCCAGCATGCGAAGGTCATCATTCGTACGGGGGAAGCTAAGCCTTATGCAAATTGTATTTTACAAGCCGGGGTCTATTTTTGA
- a CDS encoding peptide ABC transporter substrate-binding protein has product MKKLLHVLFVLVLLIGLNVSEGNTASAVQAKQVLRIGFDYIPVDLDPASSTDSSTTTVIKGIFEGLVRLNDAGEAVPGIAKSWTVSKDGKTYTFSLRPSAKWSNQQQVKASDFEYAWKQALAPQSMNSYAFKMFIIANAENYHKGKLKESSKVGVKALNNDTLQVTLNEKTSHFPQLLAESIYMPINAQVAKADKNWAYNIKTMVTNGPFKLQQWDENSIHLIKNPNYYAAQEIRFSEVHLLRPKAGTPSPTMAYLNNEVDWVGAKDELIDKASLNSVFPQELYALPYASTYYYQYNLSKAPFKNLKIRKALAMAANRESIGYGTPAYGFIPRSIRGSKLNFRSEIIDTRYFKEDVIQAKKLLQEGLKEEGLTQLPSFSIIINEGHEEIAEAVINSWNKNLGITVGFEVQPWEDLLDNRLKQNYTMAKAAWAADYNDPSTFLDYFTSWSSDNDSGWSSALYDSYIKQARLTLDTSERNKLYAKAEKMLIDQMVILPLYYFYADVLHKPNIKKVSVEYDGSISFSRGYLI; this is encoded by the coding sequence ATGAAAAAATTGCTCCATGTTCTCTTTGTTTTAGTATTACTAATAGGTTTAAATGTAAGTGAAGGGAACACTGCATCTGCTGTACAGGCTAAACAGGTGTTGCGTATTGGTTTTGATTATATTCCTGTAGATCTAGATCCTGCCTCTTCCACAGATAGTAGTACGACTACGGTCATTAAAGGGATATTTGAGGGATTGGTGCGTTTGAATGATGCGGGAGAGGCGGTTCCCGGGATAGCCAAGTCGTGGACAGTCTCCAAGGATGGGAAAACATACACGTTCTCCTTGCGGCCGAGCGCAAAATGGAGTAATCAGCAGCAGGTTAAGGCTTCAGATTTTGAGTATGCATGGAAACAAGCGCTTGCACCTCAGTCTATGAATAGCTATGCATTCAAAATGTTCATAATTGCTAACGCAGAGAATTATCATAAAGGGAAGCTAAAGGAGTCTTCGAAAGTGGGTGTGAAAGCGTTAAATAACGATACACTCCAAGTGACTTTGAATGAAAAAACTTCACATTTCCCGCAGCTTCTCGCGGAAAGTATTTACATGCCAATTAATGCGCAAGTCGCGAAAGCAGATAAGAATTGGGCGTACAATATTAAAACTATGGTTACTAATGGCCCTTTTAAACTGCAACAGTGGGATGAAAATTCGATTCATCTAATTAAAAATCCAAACTATTATGCGGCGCAAGAAATTCGTTTCTCAGAGGTGCATCTACTTCGGCCTAAAGCTGGAACACCTTCGCCAACTATGGCCTACTTAAACAATGAAGTTGACTGGGTAGGGGCAAAAGATGAGCTGATAGATAAGGCTTCTTTAAATTCTGTATTCCCTCAGGAGTTATATGCTTTGCCGTATGCTTCTACATATTATTATCAGTACAATCTAAGCAAAGCACCTTTCAAAAATCTGAAGATACGTAAAGCATTAGCCATGGCAGCTAACCGAGAATCTATCGGCTATGGTACACCTGCTTACGGTTTTATTCCTCGGAGTATTCGTGGTTCCAAGTTGAATTTTAGATCAGAGATTATTGATACACGGTATTTCAAAGAGGATGTAATACAGGCTAAGAAATTACTTCAGGAAGGTTTGAAGGAAGAGGGCTTAACTCAGCTTCCTAGTTTTTCGATTATTATAAATGAAGGGCATGAAGAAATTGCAGAAGCCGTTATTAACAGCTGGAACAAAAATCTGGGCATTACAGTAGGCTTTGAGGTTCAACCCTGGGAAGATCTGCTTGATAATCGTCTTAAGCAGAATTATACAATGGCAAAAGCGGCTTGGGCAGCCGACTATAACGATCCATCGACTTTTTTAGATTATTTCACATCTTGGAGCAGCGATAATGATTCGGGCTGGAGCAGTGCACTTTATGATAGTTATATTAAACAAGCTAGGCTTACATTAGACACTAGCGAACGAAACAAGCTTTATGCAAAAGCTGAAAAAATGCTCATTGACCAAATGGTCATCCTTCCGCTGTATTATTTTTATGCTGATGTTTTGCATAAACCTAACATTAAAAAAGTAAGTGTAGAGTATGATGGTTCCATATCTTTTTCAAGAGGGTATTTAATCTAA
- a CDS encoding LacI family DNA-binding transcriptional regulator: MMTIKDVAKIAGVSVATVSRVINESGYVNIDTRKKVEAAIKEMNYTPNEVARSLYKRKSKLIGLLLPDITNPFFPQLARGIEDRMQEQGYRIIFGNSDENEDKEMDYIQTFIQNNVIGMISSTNFPESDVYSNLKIPVVFLDRTSNDSPSVYADGKKGGRLAAQEIIARGSKKITVIQGPAHIKPAQDRFLGAIEVLNEMGISYNVIQTSSFSHTVAEQWAVELFAKYIDTDGVIASNDIVATAVIHEAHRLGKRVPQDLQIIGFDDIPLSSLLSPALSTIRQPAHDMGREAAGLLIKLIEQDKVEEKIIQLPVSFVERETTRSKE, translated from the coding sequence ATGATGACGATCAAAGATGTCGCAAAAATAGCTGGAGTTTCGGTAGCAACAGTCTCACGGGTTATAAATGAATCTGGATATGTGAATATCGATACTCGCAAAAAGGTTGAGGCAGCGATCAAAGAAATGAATTATACCCCTAATGAGGTTGCAAGATCATTGTACAAGCGGAAATCTAAATTAATCGGGCTGCTCTTGCCTGATATTACCAACCCCTTCTTCCCGCAGTTAGCGCGGGGGATAGAGGATCGGATGCAGGAGCAAGGTTATCGGATCATCTTTGGCAATAGTGATGAGAACGAGGACAAAGAGATGGATTATATTCAAACCTTTATCCAAAATAATGTCATTGGCATGATATCGTCAACCAACTTCCCTGAGAGCGACGTTTATTCTAACTTGAAAATTCCGGTCGTATTTCTGGACCGTACTTCTAACGATAGCCCTTCCGTATACGCAGATGGCAAAAAGGGCGGACGTCTTGCAGCACAAGAGATTATCGCACGGGGAAGCAAAAAAATCACAGTCATACAAGGACCGGCGCATATCAAACCTGCACAAGATCGATTTCTTGGGGCGATTGAAGTACTTAATGAAATGGGAATCAGCTATAATGTGATCCAAACTTCATCCTTCTCCCATACAGTAGCAGAACAATGGGCTGTGGAGTTATTTGCTAAATATATAGATACAGATGGCGTAATTGCCAGTAATGATATTGTCGCGACGGCAGTCATTCATGAAGCACATCGTTTAGGTAAAAGAGTGCCGCAGGATCTGCAAATCATCGGATTCGATGATATCCCGCTTAGCAGCTTGTTGTCACCTGCTTTATCCACCATTCGCCAGCCGGCACATGATATGGGTAGAGAAGCGGCGGGTTTACTTATTAAGCTAATTGAGCAAGATAAGGTGGAAGAGAAGATTATTCAACTACCCGTTAGCTTTGTGGAGCGGGAAACTACAAGAAGTAAAGAATAG